Part of the Methylorubrum populi genome is shown below.
GATGGTCGCGTTTAGACAAGCAGCCCTATGGAGAATCCCAGCAGATTGCGGGTGGGTAGCCAGGATTCTCAGCCAAAACCGAAGGGGTACGACATCAAAGGGTTAGACCCTCGATCACCCGTCTTGAGCAGCATCGGACCTGGGGAATGGACCATCAGAGTGGACCCTGGTCAACGCTGCGTCCGAAGCACTCCACAACCGGCAAGGATGGGCGGCAGGTCCGCACAGCGCCAGGAGCCGACCCTCGGCGCGCCAGACTTGAACCGCCGCTTGCGACCCTGAGAGGACCTTCGGTACCTCGTCAGTGAAGGGCCGCTGACGGTGCCTAGGCGGCCCTTCACGGGTACGAAGTGAATGAGGCGGGACTCAGATGCAAACGCTTTGCGCGGACAGGCCCTTTTGGCGCAAACATGGAACCGGCCTTGGCTTGTGCGTTTCTTAAGTTGACCGAGTGGCTGCAACCGCTTTGGGCCGCAATTCTTACCAGGCGGGTCCTCGACGCCTCGCGGCTGGGAAACCGCGATGCGAGACTATGAGCAGTTGATGAAGCGCCAGCAGGTGCTAGCCGACTTCGGCGAGTTCACTCTGCACAACCAAAACCTCGATGCGGTGCTCAACGAAGCCTGCCGCCTCGTTGGCGATGCGCTCGGAACGGGCCGGGCCAAGGTGCTGGAGATCCAGAATCAGGGGCGGTCCTTGTTCGTGCGAGCCGGCGTAGGTTGGGATCCTGCGGTCGTCGGCCACATGCACTTGCCTATGAGCGAGCGCTCCTCAGAGACGTTCGCCATCAACGAAGGCAAACCGGTCATCTCGCAGGACATCAGCAAGGAGGAACGCTTCGAGGTCCCCGAGTTCATGAAGCAGGCTGGCGTGAAAGCGCTCGTCAATGTGCCGATCCGGTTTCCTGGCGGGAAGGCCTACGGCCTGCTCCAAGTCGACGCGACCGAGCCGCGCGACTTCGGCCATCAGGACACGGAGTTCCTGCGCACCTACGCCATCATTCTGGGGCCGGTGATCGACCGCTTGCAAAAGCTGAGCACCCTGCGCGCCACCGAGGAACGCTTCCGCCTCGTGGTCGAGAACGCCCGCGACTACGCGATCTTCACCTCAGATCGTGAGGACCGCGTCACCGACTGGTACCCAGGAGCGGAAACCGTCTTTGGCTGGTCACCTGAGGAGGTTATCGGTCAGCCGGCAGCCATCATCTTCACACCTGAGGACCGCGAAAAGGGCGAGGATGCCCATGAGACCGAGATGGCCGCGCGAGAGGGCTCGGCTCCGAACGTGCGCTGGCACGTCCGCAAGGACGGCTCACGCGTGTTCATCGAGGGCACCACCACGTCATTGCGGGCCGCCGACGGTTCGCTGCGCGGCTTCCTCAAGATCGGTCAGGACGTCACGAAGCGTCGTTACGCTGACCAGGCGCTGCGCGAGAGCGAGGAGCTACGCCGCATTGCCCTTGAGAGCGGCGAAATGGGGGCCTGGAGGTGGAACACCCGCGATTGGTCGGTCAGGGCGGATGATGTCGTCCAGAAGCTATGGGGTATCTCGACCTCTGAACAGCCTCACTCAGTCTCAGTCTATGCCGATTTGATGACCCCCGAAGGTGTGGCTTGGCTCGAAGCCGCAATGGCCAAGGGGCTTGGTCCTGGTGAGGAGTTCCACGGTCGGCTGAAGGTGGCC
Proteins encoded:
- a CDS encoding PAS domain S-box protein, producing the protein MRDYEQLMKRQQVLADFGEFTLHNQNLDAVLNEACRLVGDALGTGRAKVLEIQNQGRSLFVRAGVGWDPAVVGHMHLPMSERSSETFAINEGKPVISQDISKEERFEVPEFMKQAGVKALVNVPIRFPGGKAYGLLQVDATEPRDFGHQDTEFLRTYAIILGPVIDRLQKLSTLRATEERFRLVVENARDYAIFTSDREDRVTDWYPGAETVFGWSPEEVIGQPAAIIFTPEDREKGEDAHETEMAAREGSAPNVRWHVRKDGSRVFIEGTTTSLRAADGSLRGFLKIGQDVTKRRYADQALRESEELRRIALESGEMGAWRWNTRDWSVRADDVVQKLWGISTSEQPHSVSVYADLMTPEGVAWLEAAMAKGLGPGEEFHGRLKVARGPAAGRWIQLRGRAERERPWIINGVSFDITEEKTAATRQEVLVNELQHRARNLLGVITAVADRTVKRGGSVEAFEERLKALSRAQGLLSKGGSDTVEVGALLRAELAAYEDEAGGRVTVVGPEVLLRAPQVQNFALAVHELTTNAVKYGALKVETGRLAASWEIVLDKRGRYRLALSWIESGVAIEPENVTRRGFGTELIQEALAYALEAEVDYVMGADGVRCRIEMPLS